The genomic DNA TCGCTGCGCTGGCTGCTGGAGGCGAACGGCTATCGCGTCCAATGCTTCTCGAGCGCCGAGCAGTTCATCGACGCATGGCAGCCGCATCAGCATCCGGGCCAGATCGCGTGCCTGATCCTCGACGTGCGGATGTCCGGCATGAGCGGGCTCGAGTTGCAGGAACGCCTGATCGCCGACAACGCGTCGCTGCCGATCATCTTCGTGACGGGCCACGGCGACGTTCCGATGGCGGTGTCGACGATGAAGAAAGGTGCAATGGACTTCATCGAGAAGCCGTTCGACGAAGCCGAACTGCGCAAGCTCGTCGAGCGCATGCTCGACAAGGCGCGCAGCGAAAGCACCAGCGTGCAGCAGCAGCGCGCCGCGGCCGAGCGCCTCGGC from Paraburkholderia sp. HP33-1 includes the following:
- the fixJ gene encoding oxygen response regulator transcription factor FixJ, translated to MNSPVTTQETVFVVDDDEAVRDSLRWLLEANGYRVQCFSSAEQFIDAWQPHQHPGQIACLILDVRMSGMSGLELQERLIADNASLPIIFVTGHGDVPMAVSTMKKGAMDFIEKPFDEAELRKLVERMLDKARSESTSVQQQRAAAERLGKLTAREHQVLERIIAGRLNKQIADDLGISIKTVEAHRANIMEKLNVNTVADLLRLALSNKPQTTQ